A window of Candidatus Nitrospira allomarina genomic DNA:
CCAACGCCATCGCATTAAGTCGCTTCCCATACCATCGGGGCATCACCCGATCGGCGTATCCGGGCACCACGTAGGCGCCTGGATTCAAAATCGATTCCTGGACATATTCACGAACTGTGGTCGCCGTCCCCTGATATTGAGGGTCTGCCAATCGAAGGGGTCCATTCGTCCCTAGAACTAACCGAGGACCCTCACGCCCCAGAGCAGGAGCAATACCTGGAATGGTATGACACACTGCGCAGCCGGATTGCACAAACAACTTTTCCAGCGGCTCGGTCCCCGTGGCCAGTGGCACATCGGTCAGCTCCACAGACGGGACTTTGGTGGAAGGGGAATCTGGTTGGTCCGGACTGGTGGATTCCCCCACGCGGGCTTCGCTAGGATCCGAAGGCGATTGATTGAACAGATTCACAGAAAGGGTCGCCATAATCCCGCAGGCCACCACAATAAAAATGAGAAAGGTTTCCCGGCTTCCTGAAAATTGTGAAGACTTCGGTTTTTTCATAGACGCTTTCACGATCCTACGGTAAAGATTGACAGAGTACGGCCAAACACGATGAGCCAACGACGTATAAAAACCTGAGGTGGTCTACCGAAAGTTCCCCTGCCCTGTCAAATAGTCATTCTCCGTGCAAGATGATCACACCCATCCGATCGGCCACTCCCTGTCTAATGCCCTTAACCTGACTTGTCTTCCGCACAGGAGTTTTGGTATCCCAAATATGAGAGACAAACGAAAAGCCGCCATCGTAAGGCTCACCCCGCGCACACATGGTTAATCATTGTTTGTGGCCGTCCCAACCATTTATTCCACACCCGTGGTTAGATGGCCCACACCGCATGACCCTTCTCCCCCGCTGGTGGCCCCGTGGTCGTTTCCTATCGTTACTGCCCCCACAAGACCGTATCTTTCAGGTCTCTCCCGAGGTGGGCTTACTCACAAAATGTCATTGGCAACCCTGCCCCTCACAGCACCCCACCATCCTGATGGTTCATGGCCTCGAAGGGTGCACCGAATCCCACTATATGCGGGGTCTGGCCAGGAAATGTTGGGATGCGGGATGGAATTGCATTCGCATCAATCAACGCAATTGTGGCGGATCCGAACATCTCACACCCACCCTGTATCACAATGGGCTCAGCCAGGATTACGCCAGGATTATTCAGGAAATTACCGAAGAGGATCGCTGCACCGCGGTGTGGCTCATCGGATATTCCATGGGAGGCAATCTCGCCCTCAAATTAGCTGGCGAGCATGGAACCACCCTCCCTTCTCTTCGTGGAGTCGCAGCCGTCTGTCCCAACATCCAGCCCGCAGCCTGCGTCCGCGCCCTGCAACATCCTTCCAATTGGCTTTATCATCGGTATTTCCTAAAAAGCTTAACAGGAAAATTACGCAACAAAGCCCGCCTCTTTCCAGGTCGGTGGGATCTCTCACACCTCTCTCATATACGGACCATGTGGGAATTTGATGAAATCTATACCGCTCCAGACGGAGGGTATCGAAATGCCAAAGAGTATTACGAACAAAGCGCCGCCAGAAACACGCTGTCCTCCATCACCATCCCGACCCTCGTCATCACGGCCCAAGATGACCCGTTTATCCCCTACCACATGTTTGCCGACCCTGCTCTCGACGCTAATCCCTTCATCCAACTTGAGGCGCCTGCTCATGGGGGCCATTGCGGATTTTTTCAACGGCACCATAAGTATGAGGATCATTTTTGGGCCGAAAATCGTCTATGCGACTGGATTCATGCTCAACTCAACTCAGCATGACCCCGATCGGTTCCTGGACTCACACTCTTTGAACGCCATTCAAACCCCCTTCAACACTCATCGCCTTCACGCCTATTCTCCACTTGCCTGAGACCTCTCAGGTGAGGTAGAACTCTGTTCAAATGCGTAGCCAATCCTTTCCGTCACGAGTCCCATCACACGTTTTCACACGTCCATGAAATTAAAACCCGGATCCCCAGGAAAAGGCATTCTTCGCCAAATGCATAAGGCGCAAGAAAAATACTTGGAAGGCTGGTTGGATGTTCCCGCCCATGTGCATCACACAGCCTATCGTATGGCGAACCCGGCAGTTGAACGTCCCCAAAGTCGAAAAGAGTTTCAACAGCTTCTGGCCTGCTTAGAGATCGATTCCGCCCACGCCGTCATGGAAGACAAGGTTGGATTCGGCGTAAAGAAAGGCACGAATGGGGACAAACTCATTGTCATTTGGGAGGCTCATACTGAATATTACAGCTATCAGGTTTGGCATATCCCCTCTCACGCCTCCCAGCCATTGGGATTCGGACCGTTGGGATTTTCCGAATATGTGTTTCCCTTTTCGCCGTTGGGCATCCAAGTCAACGCGTTGGATCTCTTAGTCATCCCCGCGCGTACTTACGACCAGGAAGAATTAAGAACCCTTCTCCCCGGACCACAATTGTATGCCAGCAAGGTTCTGGGGGAGGACATCTGCGTGGCCACCAGCTTTACTCCAGACGAACATGATCGGGAACGATATCTCATTTGGGCTCCTGATCCTGTTTTGCTTCGGCAAAAACTAGCCAGACTCATGACGATTGTGACGACTCTAGAAAATTATACCCATCTGATTTTACTGCCCTATCCAGCCTTTTCCCGGTCGGTCGATCAGGTTCAAATCTTCGAACAGCGTCATCTCTATCAACGGACCCTAATCACGAAAGAACTGAACAGAGCCACGCATAGCACGCTTCAACAATGGCTGGAAGGGTTAACCCATGATTTTCTTGAAGTGGGGCGGTTGACCGCTTCGCTGCGTTATCGCCTTTCGGCTTCGGTCCCCTATGATCGAATTGTGCACAGTAATACCCTGGCCCTCCAAGAGCAATCGCTGCCCTACGGTCGAACGCTCATCGATTATTTTCAATGGAAAATTACAGGTGTAGCCGATGGTTACCAGCAATTGCTCTCACGTGTGCAGGCCTTAGAGCAGGACTTTGAAGGCACCATTGCCGTCTTGCGCACCAAGGTGGAACTCCTTTTACAAGAGCAAAATTTGGCGCAACAAGATCAAAATGTGAGCCTCCTGGCCAGCTTGGATAAAACCACAAAAAGCCAAGTCGTCCTGCAACATACTGTGGAAGGCCTCTCTGTGATCGTGATTGCCTATTACGTGAGTGGCCTAGCCAACTACCTCTTTAAGGCCCTGCATGAACTCGGTTGGCTAGACAAGTATGAGTTGGCCTCTGGAATCTTCGTGCCCATCGCTCTGGGCCTCTCATTTGCCATTATCACATGGGGAAGAAACCGTATCCAAAAAAAAATTACAGCAATGCCTCCGGCCTCCGCCTCGCATCCTTCCAAACATGCCTGATCATTCCTCCCACATTTCTCGTTCCTTCACAAACATGACCGCAGCCTGATCCGCCAAACCAGAAACAGGCTCTCTCCGGCATTCTTCACAAACCAACAGGTTGGGAACCACCCCCGAGTTCCACGGTCCAACAGCCAACCCGTGACAAAAAAAGATTCATTTTAAGTACCCCAGGGAAATATCCGAGAAAGATAAGAAAAGGTCGACGTTTAGGCCATTCAACCCCAGAGCTGCACCAGAAGGGATCACCATGCTAACAGCCGAGGAACTGGTAAAAAAATTCACACAACTCTTTACCCTTCCAGAGGTCTATCTACAAGTCAAAAAGGTCATTGATAATCCAGATTCCACCATGGCGGACCTGTCCAGGGCAATCAGCATTGATCCCGGCATGACCGTCGCCGTCCTTAAATTAGTGAATAGCGCATTTTATGCCATGCCTCGCAAAGTCGAGACCATTTCGCGGGCTGTCGGAATTCTCGGTATGCAACCGCTCCATGATTTGACGCTCGCCATCTCGGTCACCAAAACCTTCTCAGGCCTCAATCAACACGTGATGAGTATGAATGTCTATTGGTCCAACAGCTTCTTTAGTGGACTGGTGGCACGGGAATTGGCAAGAAAATGTTTTCTGGTGGATAGTGAACGAATGTTCGTAGAGGGCCTATTGAGAGATATTGGACATCTCCTCCTCTATGACCAACTTCCCGAACCGTCTGAGCAGGTGTTACGGGAGTCGGCCAAAGATGGCTCTCCCGTCCATATATTGGAACAACAATTGTTGGGCTTCGATTATACCGAAGTGGGTCAGACACTCATTGAGGAATGGCAACTGCCAAAAAATTTCGGGATTGCGATTCGATATCAGAACAATCCATCCGGGACCAGCGAGCACGGATTTGAAGCGGCGCTCCTCAATATGGCCGGCGCCCTCACGGAAGGGTTCCAATCACCAAAGGGACATGCCCAATGGCAAAATCTCGTGGCTCCTGAATCGTGGAAATTAACAGGACTGGATGAGGAAGGCCTCCAAGAATGCATGCTGGAAGCAGGCAAACAGCTTTCCGGCATGTTAACCCTCATGGAAGAAGCACGCCAACCCGTTGGAGCCTCATAAAAACAAGAGAGACCTGATTGTCAACGGGTCAAACGGAAAATCCGGACACGGGAACGCACCCTCAACTCAAAAAAGGCTGAGTCCTATGACCACAAAAACGCACTCCTCCGTCATGTACCAAAAGACTCCCTTACTCGATGTCACCTTCCAAATGACCTTCCCACAAAATTTACAAATATCCTCTGCTCCGCCGGTCAATTTTCAAGGCAGAGTCAAAAATCTTTTTTCAAATTTCTCTTTGACGCAGGATAAAGCATCGTATAATTTCCTCAGTGCCGATCAGCGCTGGCAACTGGTCTTAAGCCCGGGATCTCTTGCGGTGGTCGCCAGATATTATGAAGGCTGGGACGCCTTTCAGACGCATATCCGGTTGGCGTCGAACGCAGTGGAGAACGAATATCCCCCACCCTATCTCTCCCGTATCGGGTTACGTTTCAGAAATATCATCCGGAGGTCCGCCCTCGGGCTTACGGGCAAAGATTGGAATCAACTGCTACAGAACAAATGGACAGGAGATCTCGCCTGGGCTGAGGTGGCCGGAGCCATGAAAGCCACGCACAGTGAGGTGGTGATGGGACTGAATAGTGGAGATGACCTGGTGTGCGTGCGACATGGACTCGTTCCGATCGCGCAACCTGTACAAGAAATGGGCTATCTCATCGATCATGATTTCTTTGTGAATGGACAATTTGCCATGACAGAGATCGCAGGGAAACTGACAGAATATCATCAAGCCGCACAACGATTTTTCAAATTATGGATCACCGATATGTTGCATCAGGCCATGAAACCGCAGATCTCCTAAAGGAAGACGCCCATCTGCTGAACACGCTCAAAAGAAAACAAACCGCACGTCGCACCAACTGCTTTATTCCATCAGCACGCGATTTCACATAAGGGAGTGACCCCAAAAGCCTGGTCCAGCAAGGCCGTAGCTGCTTGGACTAATGAAGCCTACGGAGGAGTATACGAGCACGACCAAGTGGCGAGACCGCCGCTGGTGGCGTTGCTCAACACTCCCTATTTGGGGAGCGACCTCCTCCTCCGCTCCCGCTAGGATACTGAGTGACTCATTGATTTCTCATCTTGAGCTAACGCTACGACCGCTTCATCAACCGTCCACTGTTCCACCCGATTTCGCCCATTCTCTTTGGCCACATACAAGGCCTTGTCGGCTTGGGCCACCAATTCCAAATAATCAGAAGCTCCTAAGGTGGCGGCTGACACACCAAAACTCATCGTAATTTTCTGGCCGGACGTCGTGCGAATAGCGGTACTGGCAGAAAGTTCAATGGTTCCACGTAACCGTTCGGCCACCAACATGCCCTCGACGCAAGTCTGCCCAGGCAGGAGAATGCAAAATTCCTCTCCCCCATACCGGCCAATAATATCCAACGGACGCAAAGTTGTTGATAACAAATTTGCCACGATTTGAATCACTTGATCCCCCACCGCATGACCAAACCGATCGTTATACGATTTGAAATGGTCGATATCCGCCATAATACAGACCAAATCGCTCCCCTCATGGTGAGCTCTCTCCCATTGTTCTTCAAATGCCTCGAATAACGCTCTCCGGTTGCAACACCCCGTCAAGGGATCTCGGTGAGCCAATTTTTCCAGTTCGGTTTTTGACAATTCTAACTCCCGAATCGTGCCTTCCAGTACTGTCACATCATTGAAAGACACCAGAATGCCTCGCACCTGCTTGCGTTGACCCAAAATGGGAGTGCAATTGACTCGAAACTTCTTCACGGTTTTTCCCATTCTCTCCCAAACCAGGGGCACATCCAATTTCGTGCATTCTCCCTGTCGCGCCGTCTTCCAGGGGTAGAGGTTCAGCTGGTCAACAGTGTCGGGAGACGTCCATTCAAAACTATCCAGGGTTTTCCCGATCAGGTCGTGAGGAGCCACATCGACAATGAGGCTAAAGGCGCGATTGGCGAGCACAATACGGTCCTCCCCATCCAGGAACACCACACCCTCTGCCAACACATCGAACGCGGCTTGCACTCGCATGGGCACCACTGAACTGGGATCGAGTTGCCGCAACGTTCGCTTCATATACAGAAAATAGCCCACAAACCCGTAGACCATGACCAGGGCAAGAAATCGCACCCAGGCATTATCGAAAACATGGGTCCAGGTTCCAGTATCCAGGGAAAGAAACCGGAGTTGTAATGTTCCCCAATGCTGTTCCCCGTTAAAAATAGGAATCTGAATATGATCAGCCGTAGAGTGGTCCCCTGATGGTGGCGTCCAGAGAGCATGATGGGGCCCGGCCATGGCCATAATCTCCCCACTTTCCAAGACCAAAGCCACTGACTGGATGTCCGCGTTCCGTTCAACCAACAGATCCAATGCCTGCTGGATAGCCTGGTCATCCTCCCTCTGCGCCAGGATGGAATACTGGACGGCCATGGCTTCGCTATACTTTTGCCGGTAGGTAAAGATTTGAGCAGCTTGGTCCGGAATCAGGCCCACCATCAGGTCACTGATTAAGAGGATACTCAGGGTAAGGGATACCAGACCCAGGCTCATCCAGAAAATGGGTGTCAGTCGTTTCATGAGGATCCGGAGGAGTACGTGGAGGAAGGGCGAACCGATTGATCAATTTTCTTGTCCAACATCCGATCTAATCCCTGATGCTCTCGGGTCTCTTGCTCTGCGGCTTCCCGCATTTTCTTTGTCAAGATTTCCCGACTCTTTTGATCCATATCCAAAATTGCAATTGGGTCAAAGTTCCGCCAGGCGGGGAGCGTCGCTAACACGCTCGCCACGAGCGTGCCACTTCTCACCAGCCACGCCAGAAGAATTCCTGATACGCCCAGCCCCGTGTATTCCATCATCTTGATGAAAAAGGACCGTTCATCAATGGTTTGTTGGGTGGTCTCCTTTAAATCATCGGCAAAAGAGTTAAGCTGCTGAAGGAAATCCCGGCTCAGCTCGATGCTGGAAAGCAGCACCGGGGCCGGAGCATACGCACGAATTTGGTCTGAGGTGGTTCCAAAAGCCCCTGGACGAAGAAATGGGGCGACCTCCAGGACCCTATTCCAGTTGGGAACTGACTGAGGTTCAGGATTACGGGTAAGATCCCGCCCCGCTGGAGGTTGACCACCGAATGAATCCGAAAACCCGATCGGGGGTGTTCCTGGGGACGGAGTATTGGTATCCTGCGGCGACTCCGGAGTTGGGCGAGGGCTTGGTGCCGGCGTGGGCGTGGGACCTGGCTGCGGCGTGGGCGGTTGGGGCATGCCTTCCTGGATATCTGTGACGGTCACCAGAACCAGTTGAGAATCCACTCCGCCGTTACCATCACTCACCTGTACCACGACCTCATAGATATTATTCGCATCGGCATCGGTGGGCGTCTCAAAGTCCGGGGGCACAGTGAAGGTCAACACCCCGCTGGCGGGATCAATGCTGAATAACGCCGCATCCGCCCCGCCTAAAATCGTATAGGTCAACGTATTTGCCGGCATATCTACATCCGTGGCCGTCACGGTCGTCACGATCGTCTGGTTTTCTGCTACATTGACCGCCGCGGTCGGCCCTGCTCCATTACTGGTGATGACCGGCGCATCGTTGGCATCCGTCACCGTGACGGCAATCGCTTGCGTATCAACACCTCCGTTGCCGTCACTCACCTGTACCACCACGTCATAGACGTTGTTGGTGCCCGCATCGGTCGGCGCATCAAAGTCGGGGGCGACAAGAAACCTCAACACCCCGCTGTTGGGATCCAGGCTGAACAATGCTGCATCCGCCCCACCGATGATGCTATAGGTCAAGGTGTCCGCTGGAACATCCACATCGGTCGCCGTCACCGTCGTCACGGCCGTTTGATTTTCTGGTGCATTGACGGCTGCGGTCGGCCCTCCCCCATTACTGGTAATCACCGGCGCATCGTTGACCGGGCTGATATTAATCTGGATTGTGTCCACGTCTTGCTGAGCGCCTCCCGTACCGGTGTTGCCCCCATCATCCGTAGTCACGGTCAGGGTGTCCGCGGCCACGCCCGTGACATTGGTGTTACCGGTATAGAGGAGGGTTGACAATGTGGCGTTCACGTCTGCCACCGTACCGAGAATGGTCAAGTCGTTCGAGCTGTTCCCCCCGGCACTGATCGTAGCCGCGCCAAAAAGGGTGACATCTACCACGCCAGCGGTCACTTGTAACCGTGTGGTGATCGTACCCACCCCCGCATCGACGTCTACCACACTAATGCCGGCAATAGCCGTTTGGGTTTCTTCGTTCACGGTCTGCGTGCCCGGCACCGTGTTCACCGGCGCATCATTGACCGCCGCCATCGTCACCGTCGTGTCGTAGTTGGCACTCGTGCCCCCGTCCCCATCGGTCAAGACATAGCGCACCGTGCGGCTGCCCAAGGTCGGGTTAGCCGTGTCCGTGTTCTCATAGGTGATGTTCTGCACCAACGCACTCACCGCCGCGGCATCGGCGTTGGCATCGAGCGTGATGACCAGCGCGGCCCCGCCGCTGCCCCCCGTGAACGTGCCGATTTGCGTGCCCCCATAACTGACCGCACTGCCCGCCACGGTGATATTGCTGGGGCCCGCCCCCTGATCGCGGATCGCCAGCACATCCTCGGCCGCATCACTGCCCGCCGTAAAGCTCACCGTCAACGTCCCCGTGTCAAAGTCACTGCTGTCCACATCACTCACCGCCGCATTGCTGCTCTGGTCAATGACTTGCGCGCCGTCGCCTTCGGTGTAGGCCAGCGTGTCGCCCCCTAAGTTGCTAATGACCGGGATGTCATTGACCGCCGCCATCGTCACCGTCGTGTCGTAGTTGGCACTCGTGCCCCCGTCCCCATCGGTCAAGACATAGCGCACCGTGCGGCTGCCCAAGGTCGGGTTAGCCGTGTCCGTGTTCTCATAGGTGATGTTCTGCACCAACGCACTCACCGCCGCGGCATCGGCGTTGGCATCGAGCGTGATGACCAGCGCGGCCCCGCCGCTGCCCCCCGTGAACGTGCCGATTTGCGTGCCCCCATAACTGACCGCACTGCCCGCCACGGTGATATTGCTGGGGCCCGCCCCCTGATCGCGGATCGCCAGCACATCCTCGGCCGCATCACTGCCCGCCGTAAAGCTCACCGTCAACGTCCCCGTGTCAAAGTCACTGCTGTCCACATCACTCACCGCCGCATTGCTGCTCTGGTCAATGACTTGCGCGCCGTCGCCTTCGGTGTAGGCCAGCGTGTCGCCCCCTAAGTTGCTAATGACCGGGATGTCATTGACCGCCGCCATCGTCACCGTCGTGTCGTAGTTGGCACTCGTGCCCCCGTCCCCATCGGTCAAGATATAGCGCACCGTGCGGCTGCCCAAGGTCGGGTTAGCCGTGTCCGTGTTCTCATAGGTGATGTTCTGCACCAACGCACTCACCGCCGCGGCATCGGCGTTGGCATCGAGCGTGATGACCAGCGCGGCCCCGCCGCTGCCCCCCGTGAACGTGCCGATTTGCGTGCCCCCATAACTGACCGCACTGCCCGCCACGGTGATATTGCTGGGGCCCGCCCCCTGATCGCGGATCGCCAGCACATCCTCGGCCGCATCACTGCCCGCCGTAAAGCTCACCGTCAACGTCCCCGTGTCAAAGTCACTGCTGTCCACATCACTCACCGCCGCATTGCTGCTCTGGTCAATGACTTGCGCGCCGTCGCCTTCGGTGTAGGCCAGCGTGTCGCCCCCTAAGTTGCTAATGACCGGGATGTCATTGACCGCCGCCATCGTCACCGTCGTGTCGTAGTTGGCACTCGTGCCCCCGTCCCCATCGGTCAAGACATAGCGCACCGTGCGGCTGCCCAAGGTCGGGTTAGCCGTGTCCGTGTTCTCATAGGTGATGTTCTGCACCAACGCACTCACCGCCGCGGCATCGGCGTTGGCATCGAGCGTGATGACCAGCGCGGCCCCGCCGCTGCCCCCCGTGAACGTGCCGATTTGCGTGCCCCCATAACTGACCGCACTGCCCGCCACGGTGATATTGCTGGGGCCCGCCCCCTGATCGCGGATCGCCAGCACATCCTCGGCCGCATCACTGCCCGCCGTAAAGCTCACCGTCAACGTCCCCGTGTCAAAGTCACTGCTGTCCACATCACTCACCGCCGCATTGCTGCTCTGGTCAATGACTTGCGCGCCGTCGCCTTCGGTGTAGGCCAGCGTGTCGCCCCCTAAGTTGCTAATGACCGGGATGTCATTGACCGCCGCCATCGTCACCGTCGTGTCGTAGTTGGCACTCGTGCCCCCGTCCCCATCGGTCAAGACATAGCGCACCGTGCGGCTGCCCAAGGTCGGGTTAGCCGTGTCCGTGTTCTCATAGGTGATGTTCTGCACCAACGCACTCACCGCCGCGGCATCGGCGTTGGCATCGAGCGTGATGACCAGCGCGGCCCCGCCGCTGCCCCCCGTGAACGTGCCGATTTGCGTGCCCCCATAACTGACCGCACTGCCCGCCACGGTGATATTGCTGGGGCCCGCCCCCTGATCGCGGATCGCCAGCACATCCTCGGCCGCATCACTGCCCGCCGTAAAGCTCACCGTCAACGTCCCCGTGTCAAAGTCACTGCTGTCCACATCACTCACCGCCGCATTGCTGCTCTGGTCAATGACTTGCGCGCCGTCGCCTTCGGTGTAGGCCAGCGTGTCGCCCCCTAAGTTGCTAATGACCGGGATGTCATTGACCGCCGCCATCGTCACCGTCGTGTCGTAGTTGGCACTCGTGCCCCCGTCCCCATCGGTCAAGATATAGCGCACCGTGCGGCTGCCCAAGGTCGGGTTAGCCGTGTCCGTGTTCTCATAGGTGATGTTCTGCACCAACGCACTCACCGCCGCGGCATCGGCGTTGGCATCGAGCGTGATGACCAGCGCGGCCCCGCCGCTGCCCCCCGTGAACGTGCCGATTTGCGTGCCCCCATAACTGACCGCACTGCCCGCCACGGTGATATTGCTGGGGCCCGCCCCCTGATCGCGGATCGCCAGCACATCCTCGGCCGCATCACTGCCCGCCGTAAAGCTCACCGTCAACGTCCCCGTGTCAAAGTCACTGCTGTCCACATCACTCACCGCCGCATTGCTGCTCTGGTCAATGACTTGCGCGCCGTCGCCTTCGGTGTAGGCCAGCGTGTCGCCCCCTAAGTTGCTAATGACCGGGATGTCATTGACCGCCGCCATCGTCACCGTCGTGTCGTAGTTG
This region includes:
- a CDS encoding c-type cytochrome, whose amino-acid sequence is MKKPKSSQFSGSRETFLIFIVVACGIMATLSVNLFNQSPSDPSEARVGESTSPDQPDSPSTKVPSVELTDVPLATGTEPLEKLFVQSGCAVCHTIPGIAPALGREGPRLVLGTNGPLRLADPQYQGTATTVREYVQESILNPGAYVVPGYADRVMPRWYGKRLNAMALDRMAEYLENVKE
- a CDS encoding YheT family hydrolase encodes the protein MTLLPRWWPRGRFLSLLPPQDRIFQVSPEVGLLTKCHWQPCPSQHPTILMVHGLEGCTESHYMRGLARKCWDAGWNCIRINQRNCGGSEHLTPTLYHNGLSQDYARIIQEITEEDRCTAVWLIGYSMGGNLALKLAGEHGTTLPSLRGVAAVCPNIQPAACVRALQHPSNWLYHRYFLKSLTGKLRNKARLFPGRWDLSHLSHIRTMWEFDEIYTAPDGGYRNAKEYYEQSAARNTLSSITIPTLVITAQDDPFIPYHMFADPALDANPFIQLEAPAHGGHCGFFQRHHKYEDHFWAENRLCDWIHAQLNSA
- a CDS encoding DUF3422 family protein, which translates into the protein MKLKPGSPGKGILRQMHKAQEKYLEGWLDVPAHVHHTAYRMANPAVERPQSRKEFQQLLACLEIDSAHAVMEDKVGFGVKKGTNGDKLIVIWEAHTEYYSYQVWHIPSHASQPLGFGPLGFSEYVFPFSPLGIQVNALDLLVIPARTYDQEELRTLLPGPQLYASKVLGEDICVATSFTPDEHDRERYLIWAPDPVLLRQKLARLMTIVTTLENYTHLILLPYPAFSRSVDQVQIFEQRHLYQRTLITKELNRATHSTLQQWLEGLTHDFLEVGRLTASLRYRLSASVPYDRIVHSNTLALQEQSLPYGRTLIDYFQWKITGVADGYQQLLSRVQALEQDFEGTIAVLRTKVELLLQEQNLAQQDQNVSLLASLDKTTKSQVVLQHTVEGLSVIVIAYYVSGLANYLFKALHELGWLDKYELASGIFVPIALGLSFAIITWGRNRIQKKITAMPPASASHPSKHA
- a CDS encoding HDOD domain-containing protein; amino-acid sequence: MLTAEELVKKFTQLFTLPEVYLQVKKVIDNPDSTMADLSRAISIDPGMTVAVLKLVNSAFYAMPRKVETISRAVGILGMQPLHDLTLAISVTKTFSGLNQHVMSMNVYWSNSFFSGLVARELARKCFLVDSERMFVEGLLRDIGHLLLYDQLPEPSEQVLRESAKDGSPVHILEQQLLGFDYTEVGQTLIEEWQLPKNFGIAIRYQNNPSGTSEHGFEAALLNMAGALTEGFQSPKGHAQWQNLVAPESWKLTGLDEEGLQECMLEAGKQLSGMLTLMEEARQPVGAS
- a CDS encoding TIGR04255 family protein, with product MTTKTHSSVMYQKTPLLDVTFQMTFPQNLQISSAPPVNFQGRVKNLFSNFSLTQDKASYNFLSADQRWQLVLSPGSLAVVARYYEGWDAFQTHIRLASNAVENEYPPPYLSRIGLRFRNIIRRSALGLTGKDWNQLLQNKWTGDLAWAEVAGAMKATHSEVVMGLNSGDDLVCVRHGLVPIAQPVQEMGYLIDHDFFVNGQFAMTEIAGKLTEYHQAAQRFFKLWITDMLHQAMKPQIS
- a CDS encoding GGDEF domain-containing protein is translated as MKRLTPIFWMSLGLVSLTLSILLISDLMVGLIPDQAAQIFTYRQKYSEAMAVQYSILAQREDDQAIQQALDLLVERNADIQSVALVLESGEIMAMAGPHHALWTPPSGDHSTADHIQIPIFNGEQHWGTLQLRFLSLDTGTWTHVFDNAWVRFLALVMVYGFVGYFLYMKRTLRQLDPSSVVPMRVQAAFDVLAEGVVFLDGEDRIVLANRAFSLIVDVAPHDLIGKTLDSFEWTSPDTVDQLNLYPWKTARQGECTKLDVPLVWERMGKTVKKFRVNCTPILGQRKQVRGILVSFNDVTVLEGTIRELELSKTELEKLAHRDPLTGCCNRRALFEAFEEQWERAHHEGSDLVCIMADIDHFKSYNDRFGHAVGDQVIQIVANLLSTTLRPLDIIGRYGGEEFCILLPGQTCVEGMLVAERLRGTIELSASTAIRTTSGQKITMSFGVSAATLGASDYLELVAQADKALYVAKENGRNRVEQWTVDEAVVALAQDEKSMSHSVS